The Tamandua tetradactyla isolate mTamTet1 chromosome 13, mTamTet1.pri, whole genome shotgun sequence genome segment TCTGGGATCCTACAGAAGTTTCACACATTgtctttacttttcagaaacctataccCTTCACATGGTTCCTAGggcaaataagtcctgaaatccagaagggccagcctctccaagaacatcagccagttccatcccccatctcatattgTTGacccccttttcaacatgaaaaaagttagaatgggcatagcccaaatatccctaggAATCGagagaaggaccaaaggagaaggacgAGCTATAAcagaaaaattaggatttaacaaatgagtacgactacCGAATCAtcgtactgatatttctttttggtctccaAAAAGCTTCTAGCTTGGAGCAGCTAAacggaaaaatctgaaattgtggaactgtaacccataacacaCTTTGAAGTCtgatctataactacttgttaaaacatactttgaaatttgttgtggtctttttaaatatatatgctatatttcacactttaaaatgtttttttaaaaaagactgcaGTCTAATCTGACTTGTAAAATTAGGCTAAAATTCTTAactaaaatatttgcatatcagaTTTTGCATTTATCAAAAGACTAATACATCATAGCCAATTAagatttatctcaggaatgcTAGAATGCTACATTAGAAAATCCATTAATATACTTTATTACATTAACAGATGAATGTAGAAAATTTATGACCATCTCAATAAATGCCAAAACATCATTTGTCATGTTACTTTCCATAGGTAAACAATAAAAACTATGCAAAAACTCTTAGAATTATTTAATAATCTCAAACAAAGAAAATCCTAAGCAAGTCATGAAATCCAGAAGTCATGAAACAAGGGATTCATACATTTTACTTTATGAAAAAATATGCAGGGCTGAAACAGTTGCAACATGTGAAATAAAGGGCTTAATATATAAACAATACAAATCATTAAAGaataagacaaacaaaccaacagaGATAGCAGACATGGGTAAACAGCTCACAAGAAAAAAGTAACTTTTCAGTGGCGCTCACCTTCAAGGCTCGCAATGAAAGCCATACAAATTAAAATGTGAGACTATTGTGGCTGGTAAGTATCATAACCAGtgtgggaaaaaaataatgtgGCCCGCTATCTCCTATCTTATTAATGAAATTGTAGGCTGAAGCATGgcctatttttaaagaaactttgaCAGTATTTACTAAAATTTAAAGTCCACGTACTCTCTAACTGAACAAATTCATTTGTATTAGTTTAACAAATAGAAATGCTCATAGGTGGATGTAAATGTTTATCTATAAAGATGTTTATTCCAGATGGTTTCAAGTGGGGAAAAAGCTTGAAACCATTTAGATGGTCAGCAAAGGTTGACCACCGGAACTAAGGCACATCCATGTAATGAAAAACCGGAAAGTCCTGCTTTTTAAAGTGAAATGGATTTATAAGTATAGACATGGAAAAACTTCCAAGACAAAACCCTACGTGTGGTTGGGTCTGAAAGAGAATGGGGGCAGAAAGCAGCTGTGGAATAGTGTCTAGCGTTGGTGTCTGCtaagggtgtgcatgtgtgtgtgtgcaattgagagagggggagagaggattagaaaagaaaaaggcaacatGGCTACCCACAGGAGAGAGAACAAGGACTGGCAGTTAAGGGAGGAGGAAATGTTGTTTTTCACTGtctgtgttttctttaaattttctccacgtaaatatactaaataaataaatatatatatatttaagggggaaaaaataacttggagggtgcacgggtggttcagtggtagaacgcttgccttccatgcgggagacccaggtttgattcccagaccatgcacccaaaaaaataaaaagtaaaaatagtaacTTGGAAAACTTCCTCAACTAGGTGAAGGTTATCTATCAGACAACAAGAACAAAAGTCAGATTCCATGGACAAATAAGCAACCTCATTATATTCAAAAATAAGTTAAAAGGACTACTATGGGGAAGTCATTGGGGACCATTTTAGAATTCTGCCTCGCACAGATAGCACCACGGGAAATCGACAGACTTCCACAACCCACAGACCCAGGTTTTACCAGTTCTATATGCATTTGTGTGTTTGTGAGTATAGTTCTTGCTGGCTACAAAATTATAGAGACTATATTTAGCTCCTAAATTGGGCTCATCATATCTGACATTTCACATGATGTGCCCTTGGGAATTAGGTGGGGTCTTCCTTTGAGAATTcttatcctttcattttttatttcgtgtatgtgtgtgtgttttaactaTAGGAAACTCTCTTCAATCATTTTATCAACTATTTTAGAGTTAGTATATTTCTTAAACACTTATACATCAGATGACTTCTGGCATAGAACATCAGTAGAAGACAGAAGGGGGTAAAAAGTTGACATGCTAATAtgataaatagaaaattcacTTTCTGTGATAAGATTCTTATTTTGCCCAAGGGCCTCTCAACATAATAAGACTCcccaaaattataaatgttggaaatgatataaaattatcACTTTTGTGAATGGTATACTTGTCTACATAGAAAATTCACAAGCATCAACTGAAAAAAACTTTCAAGCTAAGAAAGTTTACCCAGGCAGCCAAATCCAAGATTCACATAGAAAAGTCCATAGCTTTCAAATGCGTCAgccaaaaatctaaaaataactttaaaaaaactctcaaaatggtcacaaagtttcaaaatatgcaAGAATAAACATGGAAAAGATACATATcagaacaaaaggaggaaaatcaTCAAACAAACTTCACTGAACATGAAACAAGATTTGAATAAGTGGGCAGATGCACCATGGCATAAGGATGTCAATTATCCATTTACTAATGGATAAtttagatatttactgatatctacATTCAGGACGCTACCTATAAAATTgccaaaggaatttttttttttaatttgacaagGTTAAGCTAAAATTCATCTATAGATAAAAACATACcagaacaaataagaaaatgttgCTACAGGAGGATGGTGACACTGCCCAGCTGATAGAAGGGAAATATAAGATATTTATCTTCACTAATAATCAGAGAagtacaaaataagaaaacaggaagttcccttttttgttgttattaaatACCTTAAAAGACAATGTGAAGGTGGAGAAACAGAAATTCCCATATGCTGCTGGTAGGAGTATAAATTGGTTCAGTCTTTTAAGAAGGCAGTTTAGCAGTATTTAAATGTGGGgcgggccacgtggctcagcaggcagagttctcgcctgccatgccggagacctggttttgattcccattgcctgcccatgcaaaaaaaagacaaacttaaAATGTGTATACCATGGGATCTGGCAGTACTAAGGTACTTTTCAGAGTCTGCTCCAGAAAGGGAAACTGCATCCAAATTGTGGATCAAAGGTAGGTTCATAAAACATCGCGTCTGGCAgcaaaaaaaaactcaaatgcCCATtaataagataatttttaaaaacatagttgTATCTATATTAGGGATTACAGTTTTAAGAAAAACTCAATTTATTCCTACTGATGGTCCGAATTCCAAGATACCctgttaaatataaaaagagaagttATGTTTTTACATAGAAGTTATGTCTTGGGTGACAGtgtgtttaaaattttatgtaattattaCATATACATGATTGTaaatacttaagaaaaaataaatggatagtgTACTGTGGGGGCAGGAAAAGGATTTGAgatgtgaaattttaaatttgaaaatgaaaatatgaccatatttttttaaaaatatttttattgacaaatctttatatACATACGGCCTATACATGGTGTGCAactgatggctcacaatatcatcacttagttatgtattcatcactataatcattcttagagcatttgcatcactccagaaaaagaaataaaaagaaaaaagaaaaacttcatataTATcttatcccttacccctccctctcattgaccactagtatttcaatttaccccatttattttacctcttatcccccctattatttattaattttttaaacatatttttaactcatctgccctggataaaaggagtatcataCACAAggcttccacaatcacacagtcacattgtaaaagtttttatctttatacaatcatcttcaagaatcaaggttactggaacacagctcaacctTTCAGGTACtccctccatccactccaatacaccatagtctaaaaaggggtatctatataatgcataagaataacctccaggataacctcctggaTTCATCCTCCAGGATGAAATCTCTTAGCCCctgacttcattttgtctcatttctctcttcccccttttgaccaaaaaagactttctcaatcccttgatgtcaggttctggctcatcccaggagttctgttccacattgccagggagatttacacacccaggagtcatgtaccacatagcagggagggcagagttcatctgccaaattggctgagagacagagtccacatctgagcaacaaaagaggttctctgggggtgacttttaggcgtaattttaagtagacttaggctatcctttgcaagaataagtttcataggagtgaaccccaagatcaagggcttggcctattgatttgattgtcctcactgcttgcaagaatatcagaaattctccaaatagggaaattgactatttcttcctctctcctcagtcccccaaggggactttgaaaattaCTCTGatatttatcagggcatcactctaacacggacaaaccaacaagatttcatgctctattcaagattccatctacttatgatgttcaactaacctgatcatacaagttaaattaggtaatgtgctacctaaaatataaattttcactaactaaacatctgtccctttagtctcacatagaagttgaagttctaaaatgtggatgatgtcatcctttaccctgtgttctgctCTACTGTAGACCTATCCAGATCagcatcattcatatctctagtcaaagtctggtctcttttccaacttttaaatagtttctgtatggggtactgccaactttcatagattcagagcactaactctgagtctcagtgtcacataaatactcgaagtttctgggaacaaccacattatatacaaacagcttagtacctcagaatttagaaatatcagttacaactcctgaatatatgtgacagcTGTAAGAGTTTACTATCttggaccctttacaataagccccaaacATCAGATAACCCATGCTTTCGATGTCAGTTTACCaagttttaatattatatttagtcatatgagtgaggcaaaataatatttgtatttttgtttctgacatttcattcaatattaagtccttaagtttcattcatctggTCACATTtctctcaacttcattccttcttgcagccactcagtagtccattgtgcaAATATGCAGCACAGTTCCCCTCCTACGCCCCTCAGGCATACCCTTAGGCTGCCTCTGTCCATTGTGAATcagaacactgctgccataaacatcagtgtgcaaatgcccattcctgtctccacactcagtttctccaggtatatactgagcagtgggaTTTCAACATCAtacagcaaccccacccctagcctcctatggaaacaccacactgccctccaaggggctgcacctctcagcttcccttccaatagtgaataggtacatctctttctcagcattttctctagcacttgtttctctctgttcatttttaaacagttttattttcacatcatacaatccaatcaaagtaaatagacatgccttcgccacgaaaatctatatgaagacatttccttttcttccacaaaaaatccatacccttcccccatgccccccacctaTTGACGTTGTAACCATGTattaattacataatttttaaaactcccccaaaagaaaatgtggcaaagTTTTAAAAGTCTATTTACATGTACTTAtctttgcatatatttattttataaagactTGGCTATTTTTAAACCCTatcaaaaaatcataaaaaatttttatagaggGACAGTGGTAATATAATCTGTTGCCTTTCCAGTTTCTCAGTAAAATGATTTTATCATCTAACCTGTCATGGCAGGAAAGTTTCACTTCATAACTAATGTACATATAAATATGGTCTCTTAGCTCTAATTCTAAAACAAATCTTATGTTACCTGGTAGTGCTGGATCAGAAGACACACATTTTTGCAAATGATATAAATGTCCATATAGAAATGCCCAATGAAGTACCAATATCACAAAACTCAAGTCTTTTCTGGAAAGATTAGGGCTCCAGTGGGGAAATTGCTTTTTTGTCAATTGCATATTTTActtttggcttcttttttaaaaactctgtatAGCTTCTCTCAGGAATAAAATTAAGAGTGGTCCATAGCTCATGATGATGTCTTCGGAAGCGTCTGAAAAACGGGACCACCACAGCTTCCTTATAGACGTAGGATATTTGGTTATTTGAAAAGCCGTCAACACAAGATGGAATATAATCACATGCCCAAAGATTGAAATTCCTAGAAAACTGTTGCCTTTTTTCTGGGGGGATCTTCTTACGTCCCAGGCCCTAGGGGAGAATCACaagaaaattagaaggaaagcttcAGGGGTCCAATGATGAAACCAGCTACTTCGTACCATGCTGCAATTGTTAAGTGATTTAAATGCACTGTGTGACAATCGTGGAAAGACGTGTCCTTTTTCAACCTCTTGCAACTCACGGAATCCTGGTGATGTCTTGGATTGTTCCCACAGCTTGCCAGCCCCACTAAGGGGGCTGCACCCTTAGAGACAAGGAAGACAGTCCAGAGGACACAGCAACAAACAGCTCGACTTCACAGGAGCCCAGTCGGGCCCCTCACTCATCATCTGAACAAGCTGAACCCCTTCCCATCGCCGAGGGTCCCCCGAACCCACAGGCTTTCCTGTTAAATTTCAGCACTTTTTGTGTGGACCTGAGGCTCACTGTGTGCTCAGAATCTTAGATTCAATTTGATCGATGACTATGTGGTCATGGAAACAGGAAAAGCCATGCTTAGACTAAAGACTCCAAGGAAACAGGCCCAATGTGAAGGGAGGTGGCTCTTTAGAGAAATCTGAGGGGAGTTTGAGCTGGACCATTGGCAACTGTGAGGGTAGCCTGCAGGGTGGCAGGAGGGCTAGCCCtcggggtggggaggaagggagggcctGTCTCCGGGATGACAAAAGGAAGGTGTGGGTGCCCTGTCCGAGAACTCTTTCTGAAAAATTGCTTGAGGGgactccagaaaaatgaaaagcaaataaaaggaaggaatgaGAAGAACAGAGGAAAAAGCTGCAGGGAAATAACACGTACAATGTGTAATTAAAATAGTCCAGACACGTGTGGTCATCTGACTATGAAAAGGAGTAAACTGTAAAGTAAGAACtcataagaagaagaaagaaagacaacaacaatctggaactgaaattcaaCAGGCTCATCTCCTGGGGTTGGGGAGACATGACTGTGCCACCAATGCTCGTAGCAAGGGAGTGAGGAAGGTAAAGCATTCAGGTTTTGCTTTATTCATGGGGAAAAGCTATTaacttttatattaattttctgttGACAGAGTAATATTAgttttaatatattcttaaatattttacttcaaGTATCAGTGGACACCAGCGTGAGCAAATAGATTCAAACAACCTAGCAGagtcaagagagagagaaaagaaaaacatacacacaaacatgataaacagaaaacataaaatacaatGGCAGAAATACAACCAAAAATTTGCATATAAAGAAATTACAATTCttggatattttaaaactatgCTCAACTCTGTTTGTCACACACCATCCCCAAGCAAAGTGGTTCAAAAACAGGAAGACTAAAGGATGGGCCATAATATAAAGAACAAATCTGAGCAGAAAGGAACAGAAGCAACATAACCAGGAAGCAACATAGCAGCCAGGACAAGAAGCATTAAAGCAGAGACAGATATAGAAAGGGATACTTTATATTGTAAAATGACACAAgctccaagaagataaaacaattatgAATTTTTATTCAGGAAGATATAATATTAAAACATAACTTGTGTTCTACTAAGTTCTAATAAGACTAAgacaaaacatttttagaaattgaAGAATAATCTTCATAAGGGAAAAGGATTAAGGTAAAATttaagagaaggaaatgaaggtTTTGAATAACTTAATTAGCagtcctaaatttaaaaaataaagaactttgtACGCAAGAGGTGGGAaatgtatattctttttaaaCCGCCATGAAGCACGTGTTAGAATTAATCATGTTAATTTAACCTCTATaattcaaaaggtagaaatcacaGACCATAATCTAGAAAACTTGCTATAAcccataaaattaaatgttagtAATAAAAAGATAATCTAAAAATTCACTACACTAGATAGCAGCAACAAAAGGATgaacttctaaatattttttagaacattcttctaagtgtttttttttagttaaaaggGATATTAAATCACAGACTATTTGGAAACAAGTAATAATGAGACACTAGTTAGAAGAACCTTGAAGCTATAGCCAAAGCAATAATCAAAGGGATGTTCATAGTCTTAAGTGAGTTCATTTGAAAAATGGCAAGTTCATGAACCAAACAttcaattgaaaaaagaaaaaaaaagaagagaaaaatataaataattgaaatgaacTGGTTAAATTTTAGGCAGGCACATATAAGTTAAATCTActcaagaaaagggaaaaagtttAAGTAATTTAATAATCAagggagaaactgaaaagacagtaaaattttacttttaaaaagatacTGAGGGCaagcaacagtgactcagtggcagagttctcgcctgccatgccaaaaacccaggttcgattcctgatgcctgcccatgtgaaaaacaagcaaaaaaaaagatattgaacCCAAATAATTTCATGGGTAAATTTGATCTAAACTTCATTAAGCTGAAAATTCTCATGTTATTTAACTATTCTATAACATAGAGAAAGTTGGATATTTTCCAAGACAAGCATaatgctgattttaaaaatacatattaaaaaacaTGCAATACAATcgcatttatataatttaaaatacatgcatttattttaatatgtattaaatagtatttaatatttaaatacaatatatttttgcatgtgaattgtaaaaaaaaacaaattttacccACCAAACCATTATCAGCAAAAGAGCTTCAAAATGAAATtgcaaggaagagaaaagaagggtgtgcattttgtttttactatttatAACTTTGtattgtttggattgtttaaaggACATATGTTCCTCTGGAAATTGAGAAAACAATTTGAACCATTCCATTCGGAGAGGGAAGCAGAGTAGATATTCTGGTTGTTTATCCAACACTGTCAGAGGAAACCAGATATTTTAGGTGAGGCCACTTGGGTTTAGCTTAGACGTTGTAGCCTAGAGGAAAGGGTAACTCTCCAGGCAGGTTGTTTAACTCTTTtgttctcagttttctcatctcagaAAAGGAGGTGATGAGAAGTGAAAATTGTCCCACAGGGCTGTTGTGGGGGTTGGATGAGCTACTTTGAGATGCTGACACATGGCGAATTCTCAGTAAATTATtgtggtgcatgggccaggaatggaaAACGAGTCTTCCTCcttcatggcaggtgagcatttcTACCAGTGAGCCACCCAACGATGTATTATTAAAGTTAATTTCACCCATCTCTTTTTGCTCTTCTTAATGTGGCTCCTAGAAAATTTAAGATTTCATATGTGGATTATActtcttataattttatttctattgcaCAGTGTTGTGTAAACCACCACTAACAAATGTTATTGGAATTTGTATTCTCTAATGACAGAGAACTCAGCATTTCTAGGTTAAAAGGCAATTCTAGTTGTTAAGTCCTTCCTTACATTACATAAGCTTCCCTCCCTGCACCCCTCTTCGTGGGTCCTGACTGCTGTCTGGAGATACAGAAGCAATTCCTTCCTACTCATGCCAAATAGTGTGGGAAGACTCTTTGAGTAGCATGAGGAGCtcagaaactgaggcagagggcATGGAACTTTGAAGGCTTTATGCATTTTCTCGTAAGCCATTTTGAGGCTTAAGATCTCATTTAATTCTGGCCTTGCTCCACTTTTGAGGTCAGACCTCTATCTTCAATGTGCTCAGAAAATCAAGACCCCTGAGGTTGCTCCCAGTTTTATTAACAATTTGGGAAGAAATACTCACAGAGTCAAAGTAGCACCCAGTGCTCTGAAAGCTGTGCCGATTGTCATGTACCGAGAAGGGGAAGTTGTTATTTACTGCTTGCTGGAAAAGAGCGAagggagaaacaaaaaaaagcacacaTCAACCCCCAGAATGCACTCAGAACTGGGATACTATTCTGAGGGAAAACTGAGGAGgcaaaataaccccaaaataAACACCATTAAACCCCTTGCCAGAGAAGGACCAACGAGTACAAGACCATGAGTTTGCAGGTGGCCACCTCAGCTCAAGGCTTCCACACTCAGTCTTATTGCCAGCTATCTGAAACcaaaaaaattctatttcaaaGCACTTCATTTGGAGGCAAGCAAGGAAATGTTTCTAGGTTCATGGAACCGAAAGCTGGAGAGGACTCTGCACATCACAGAGCCAACATCTTTGTTTGACCTATAAGGACCCTAGAAGAACAGAACTGTGACCCCAAGTCACGGGCTGATGTGGCTGGGTGTGACTGAATGCCAGCTGCTCCTTCCTGAGTTGAGCATGAATTGGCTGGGGTCACTGGACTTGTAGGTTAGCCATCTGTGAGCTGTAACTAAAGGACTTTAAGGTTCAGAAAGGAATCTCAAAGGTTTCTTGTCCTTCAAGGAGCCTAACTTGATTGCCTGGATGAGGAGCTACCTCCTTCTAAAGAGTATTTGGGATTGTCATGATGGCCAGGGTGTGAGGTCAGAGTGGACCCCAGCATTTGGGGGCCTGGGGATGGTAAATGAGCAGCTCCTTACACAGAATGATCTGGCCCAAATGCCAATGGTGCCCCCCACTTTGGGAACCATGGAATGTTTCCCCGTGGCCTGGTGCTGTAGACTCACCTTCTCCCGGACTTTGAATATCGGTGGCAGCTTCTCCTCGACTTGGCGAATCAGATGTGGGATGTGGGGCTCTTTCAGCGCAGCACTTGTGATGGATTCTGGTGTCTTTTGTGTTAGTCCAATGTGAGGGAACTGGAAAACCAGCATACGTCTTGATTAAAACCAGACACATCTGAATCTATGAGCCAAGTTTCAGGGCTTCCTCTGTAAAGTGATTAAAGTGCAATTTGGGTGCTTCTGGCACACTATGGAAATGGCATAATTTTTGTAATTGTAAAGTATTCTTTACAagacaaatatgtatatattgccATGGCCCCAAGCCGTCACTGCCGGTTGTTTCAAGTTCCAGGGGCCACACTCACTGCGCTGGAGCCTGGGAGTTTCCACGGCCCAGCAAGGCGTTTGCAGCTCTCTGAGAGGAGCAGAGAGTACCACACTCACTGCGCTGGAGCCTGGAAGTTTCCACGGCCCAGCCAGGCGTTTGCAGCTCTCTGAGAGGAGCAGAGAGTACCACACTCACTGCGCTGGAGCCTGGAAGTTTCCACGGCCCAGCCAGGCGTTTGCAGCTCTCTGAGAGGAGCAGAGA includes the following:
- the TEX36 gene encoding testis-expressed protein 36 isoform X2; the protein is MPKGRYFNPPLDKDGRWFPHIGLTQKTPESITSAALKEPHIPHLIRQVEEKLPPIFKVREKQAVNNNFPFSVHDNRHSFQSTGCYFDSEPH
- the TEX36 gene encoding testis-expressed protein 36 isoform X1; protein product: MPKGRYFNPPLDKDGRWFPHIGLTQKTPESITSAALKEPHIPHLIRQVEEKLPPIFKVREKQAVNNNFPFSVHDNRHSFQSTGCYFDSGLGRKKIPPEKRQQFSRNFNLWACDYIPSCVDGFSNNQISYVYKEAVVVPFFRRFRRHHHELWTTLNFIPERSYTEFLKKKPKVKYAIDKKAISPLEP